The proteins below come from a single Melitaea cinxia chromosome 9, ilMelCinx1.1, whole genome shotgun sequence genomic window:
- the LOC123656301 gene encoding alpha-amylase 2-like yields MMRFILLLSAASLAVAYKNPYYAQGRSTMVHLFEWKWDDIAAECERFLGPRGFGGIQISPPNENLAIWSRNRPWWERYQPISYRLITRSGNENQFANMVRRCNNAGVRIYVDAIINHMTGTYNENTGTGGSTANFGNWHYPAVPYGRNDFNWPNCVISGNDYGCCADRVRNCELSGLKDLNQGSEYVRQQIVGYMNRLIDLGVAGFRIDAAKHMWPGDLSIIYSRLRNLNTGHGFPSGARPYIFQEVIDLGGEAVTRNEYTPLAAVTEFRFGLELSRAFNGQNELRWLVNWGPQWNLLASGDALTFIDNHDNQRGHGAGGNILTHRQPKQYKGAIAFMLAHPYGQPQIMSSFSFHDTEAGPPMDGSGNIISPSINSDQTCGNGWVCEHRWRQIYSMVAFRNVAGNAGISNWWDNGSNQIAFCRGNRGFVAFNNNNWDLNQTLQTCLPAGRYCDVISGEKRNNSCTGKTVTVGNDGRAHISIRTGDYDMVLAIHAGSESRL; encoded by the exons ATGATGCGATTCATCCTACTGCTGTCAGCTGCCTCCTTAGCAGTGGCATACAAGAACCCCTACTATGCTCAAGGTCGATCCACAATGGTCCACCTTTTCGAGTGGAAGTGGGATGACATCGCAGCTGAGTGCGAGAGGTTCCTAGGACCACGAGGATTCGGTGGCATACAg ATTTCTCCCCCTAATGAAAATCTAGCTATTTGGTCAAGAAATCGTCCATGGTGGGAACGCTACCAGCCCATTTCATACAGACTGATCACTCGATCCGGTAATGAGAACCAATTCGCCAACATGGTTCGTCGTTGTAACAATGCTGGTGTTAG GATATACGTTGACGCAATCATCAACCACATGACTGGTACATATAATGAAAACACAGGCACAGGAGGTAGTACTGCAAACTTCGGTAATTGGCACTACCCAGCTGTACCCTATGGACGAAACGACTTCAACTGGCCTAATTGTGTAATCTCTGGCAACGATTATGGCTGCTGTGCTGACAGA gtacgTAACTGCGAGTTATCTGGTCTTAAGGACTTGAACCAAGGTTCAGAATACGTCCGTCAACAAATTGTCGGCTATATGAACCGTCTCATCGATTTAGGAGTGGCTGGTTTCAG AATTGACGCCGCCAAACACATGTGGCCGGGAGACCTAAGTATCATCTACAGTAGACTTAGGAATCTAAACACAGGACATGGTTTCCCATCTGGTGCTCGACCATACATTTTCCAAGAGGTTATTGATTTGGGAGGAGAAGCGGTGACTCGTAACGAGTATACTCCACTTGCTGCTGTGACTGAGTTCAGATTTGGTTTGGAACTTAGTCGTGCTTTCAATGGTCAAAACGAACTTAG ATGGTTGGTCAACTGGGGTCCACAGTGGAACCTCCTTGCATCAGGCGACGCTTTGACATTTATCGATAACCACGACAACCAGAGAGGTCACGGCGCTGGTGGTAACATTTTGACTCACAGACAACCCAAGCAGTACAAGGGAGCTATCGCGTTCATGTTGGCTCACCCTTACGGCCAGCCCCAAATTATGAGCAGCTTTTCCTTCCACGACACTGAAGCCGGACCTCCGATGGACGGTAGCGGGAACATCATTTCGCCATCTATCAACTCT gaccAAACCTGTGGTAATGGCTGGGTCTGTGAACATCGCTGGCGTCAAATCTATTCCATGGTTGCCTTCCGTAACGTTGCTGGCAACGCTGGTATCAGTAACTGGTGGGACAACGGTAGCAATCAGATTGCTTTCTGCCGCGGTAACAGAGGATTTGTTGCTTTCAACAACAACAACTGGGATTTGAACCAGACCTTACAG ACATGCCTTCCCGCTGGTAGATACTGTGACGTCATTTCTGGAGAGAAACGCAACAATAGCTGTACGGGTAAAACGGTTACCGTTGGTAATGACGGTCGCGCCCATATTAGCATTAGAACTGGCGACTATGATATGGTACTGGCCATCCACGCAGGAAGTGAG tcTCGTCTATAA